The sequence ACGCCCGCCTGTTCTGGTGGCTCACCGCGCTGGCCTTCGCCGCCGCCTTTGTCGGCGGGGCGATGGTCGGGCGGCGGCGCTACCCGACAAAGCCGGCGCGGCTCTCCGGCGGGCGGTTCCAGCTCCTGCCCTTCCTGCTCGCCGCCTATAGCGCCGGCGGCTTCCTCGTCGCGCTCGACGCCTCGCTCGGTGGGGCGCTGCGCCCGCTCGGGCTGCTCGGCCTCGCCTTCGCGGCCATTGGCGGCATCGGCCTCGCTTTGCAGATCGACCGCGGGCCGATGCGCCATGCCTTTGCCGGCGCCGCCCATCTTGTCGCCCATCCCCGCCCCGGCCGCTTCAAGGGCGAGCGCGCCACCGCGCTGGCCCCGCTCGACATGGACGCCCCGCGCCTCGGCGTCGCCATGCCGGAGGATTTCGCGGTCAACCGGCTGATCGGTTTCGACGCCTGCATCCAGTGCGGGCGCTGCGAAGTGGCCTGCCCGGCCTTCGCCGCCGGCCAGCCGCTGAACCCCAAGCGCCTCATCCAGGACCTTGCCGCCAGCCTGCAGCCCGGCGGCACCAACGCGACGTATGCCGGCAGCCCCTATCCGAACGCCCGGCCCGTCGCCGGCATGGGTGGCCCCGGCCTGCCCATCGTCGGCGAAGCGGCGATGATCCACCCGGACACGCTGTGGTCCTGCACCACCTGCCGCGCCTGCGTCGAGGAATGCCCGATGATGATCGAGCATGTCGACGCCATCGTCGACCTGCGCCGCTTCCAGACGCTGGAACTCGGCGCCCTGCCGGCCAAGGCCGCCGCGCCGCTGATGGAGCTGCGCTATGCCGACGAGCCGGGCGGGCGCCCGCTCAATGGCCGCACCGATTTCGCCGCCGGCCTCACCTTGCCGCTGATGGCGCAAAAGGGCGAGGCCGACGTGCTGCTCTGGCTCGGCGAAGGCGCCTATGATCTGCGCTATGGCCGCACGCTGCGCGCGCTGGTGACGCTGCTGCAAAAGGCCGGGGTCGATTTCGCCGTGCTCGGCGCGGAGGAGCGCGATTGCGGCGACCTCGCCCGCCGGCTTGGCGATGAGGCCGGGTTCCAGCGCCTCGCCCGCGCCAATATCGAAACGCTGTCCCGCTACCGCTTCGCGCGCATTCTCACCGCCGATCCGCACGCGCTGCACGCGCTGCGCAACGAATACCGCGCCTTTGGCGGCACCTATGAGGTGGTCCACCACACCGCCTTCCTCGATGAGCTGGTGGCGGCGGGCCGGCTCAGCGTCGGCGCGCTGGAGGCGGCGCGCATCACCTATCACGACCCCTGCTATCTCGGCCGCTACAATGGCGAGGTGGACGCCCCGCGCCGCCTGCTCGACCGGCTCGGCATCGAGCGGCGCGAGATGGAGCGTTCCGGCAAGCGCGCCATGTGCTGCGGCGGTGGCGGCGGCGCCCCGGTGGCCGATATCGAAGGCGAACGCCGCATCCCGGATATCCGCATGGCACAGGCCGCCGCCACCGGCGCCGGCATCGTTGCCGTCGCCTGCCCGCAATGCTCCGCCATGCTGGAAGGCGTCACCGGCGAGCGCCCGGCGGTTCACGACATCGCCGAACTGGTGCTGATGGCGGTGGAGAAGGCCGGCACCGCCCCGGCCCGCACCGCGCAGACCCACACCACGCAGGCCCGCACCACGCAGGTGCCGGCATGAGCCGCCCGCGCAAGGACCCGCGCGGGGAGCGCGCCGCCCATCTTGTGCCCGGCGGCGCCCGCCCGCGCTTCGATCTCGCCACCACGCCCGCCACCTCCGGCCGCCCGCGCCGTGACCCGCGCGCGGAGGAACGCCTCGCTTTGGTGCCCGGCACGCTGCGCCGCCGGCTGGACCGCGCCCAGCGCGCGCCCGTGGCGAGCTTCGCACCCGCCCCCGCCCCGGTGGAGGCGGAGGCCACGCCGCGCCGCGTGGTCATCGCCGAGCCCGCTTTTCTCGTCGCCGTGGTGCCGGATGCGCCGGGCGGGCGGCTTTCCGCCCATGACCGGCAGCTTTTCGGCGCCGCCCGCCTGCTGGCCGATGCCGGCGGCGGGGCGGTGCTGGCTTTTGTCGAGCAGCCGGGCGAGGAACTCGCGGCGGCCGGTGCCGACCGCGTGCTGGCGCTGCCCATCACCGGCTACGACCCGGAGGCGAAGACGGCGGCGCTGAATGCCGCGCTCGCTGCGCTCGATCTGCGCCATGTGCTGTTCGCGGAAAGCGCGGAGGGCGGCGACCTCGCCCGCCGGCTTGCGGCACTCTCCGGCGCGCCCTTCTTCGCGGGGGTGGAAAGCCTGTCACCCAAGGCCGTCACCCGCGCCGCGCGCGGGCGGCGGGTGGAACAGCGCGGCGCGCCGACGCGCCTTCTAACCCTCGCGCCCGATGCCGTCGCCCCGCATACGGGGAGCCTGCACGAGGCCCGACCGGTCGCCTTCGCCTTCCCGGAGACGACCGGCGGCGCGCTTGTCTCCGCCCAGTTCATCCCCGCCGATCCGGCGAAGGTGTCGCTGGCGGAAGCCGATTTCGTCGTCTCCGCCGGCAATGGCGTCAGCGATCTCGCCACTTTCCGCGCGCTGGTGGCGGCGCTGGGCGGCACGCCGGGCGCCAGCCGCATGCTGTGCGATGCCGGGCTGATGCCGCGCGCCGCGCAGGTCGGCGCCTCCGGTACGGTGCTGGAAGCGCGCGGCTATTTCGCCCTCGGCATTGCCGGCGCGCCGCAGCATCTGCAGGGCGTGGCCCGCTGCGAGCATGTGATCGCCGTCAACACCGATCTGCACGCCGCGATGATCGAGCGCGCCGGCCTCGCCATCGTCGCCGACGCGCAGAAGGTGATGCCGGCGCTGTTGCGGCTGCTCGGCGAGGAGGGCGCGCCATGAAGATCGCGCTGCTGCTTTCCGCCGGCCGGCACAAGGTCTCCGG is a genomic window of Ancylobacter sp. IITR112 containing:
- a CDS encoding DUF3483 domain-containing protein encodes the protein MTDLALLLSLTVLVMVLLAGALAARRARAWRIGRAARVDWAAGLLALPKRYLVDVHHVVGRDPYAARMHALAAGGLLAGSGLALLGLIPVLGDARLFWWLTALAFAAAFVGGAMVGRRRYPTKPARLSGGRFQLLPFLLAAYSAGGFLVALDASLGGALRPLGLLGLAFAAIGGIGLALQIDRGPMRHAFAGAAHLVAHPRPGRFKGERATALAPLDMDAPRLGVAMPEDFAVNRLIGFDACIQCGRCEVACPAFAAGQPLNPKRLIQDLAASLQPGGTNATYAGSPYPNARPVAGMGGPGLPIVGEAAMIHPDTLWSCTTCRACVEECPMMIEHVDAIVDLRRFQTLELGALPAKAAAPLMELRYADEPGGRPLNGRTDFAAGLTLPLMAQKGEADVLLWLGEGAYDLRYGRTLRALVTLLQKAGVDFAVLGAEERDCGDLARRLGDEAGFQRLARANIETLSRYRFARILTADPHALHALRNEYRAFGGTYEVVHHTAFLDELVAAGRLSVGALEAARITYHDPCYLGRYNGEVDAPRRLLDRLGIERREMERSGKRAMCCGGGGGAPVADIEGERRIPDIRMAQAAATGAGIVAVACPQCSAMLEGVTGERPAVHDIAELVLMAVEKAGTAPARTAQTHTTQARTTQVPA
- a CDS encoding electron transfer flavoprotein subunit alpha/FixB family protein, which codes for MSRPRKDPRGERAAHLVPGGARPRFDLATTPATSGRPRRDPRAEERLALVPGTLRRRLDRAQRAPVASFAPAPAPVEAEATPRRVVIAEPAFLVAVVPDAPGGRLSAHDRQLFGAARLLADAGGGAVLAFVEQPGEELAAAGADRVLALPITGYDPEAKTAALNAALAALDLRHVLFAESAEGGDLARRLAALSGAPFFAGVESLSPKAVTRAARGRRVEQRGAPTRLLTLAPDAVAPHTGSLHEARPVAFAFPETTGGALVSAQFIPADPAKVSLAEADFVVSAGNGVSDLATFRALVAALGGTPGASRMLCDAGLMPRAAQVGASGTVLEARGYFALGIAGAPQHLQGVARCEHVIAVNTDLHAAMIERAGLAIVADAQKVMPALLRLLGEEGAP